From Rhodobium gokarnense, a single genomic window includes:
- a CDS encoding GNAT family N-acetyltransferase, whose amino-acid sequence MQRSIVSPEIAGTAAPERKARPAAAELAAGSGLRIDAFETIEAAARPWQALERNAGAGLFQSHAWARAWAATAGPAHGEDIEVFVGYLDGVPVLLNTFAIKRDGLSRIAFPIGGIHAAECGGLYAPELLSRPDGARLIADARRVIAGRLSAGVILEPCLGEAALMAETTIARRGLAFAGSLPDPVQLCHLAPWEVFDPAHRKSRHRAEDRRSAARLSRIAPVRFEVTTDPAACAAALGDLLRQKSLQFRAAGIPDRYGDPAVVAFFERLATVGAGTEPILGTLHVGERVAATIFSVGFGETVFGLVTAISDDAELRRGAPGFVAFEKYLQALCEGGRYRTVDFGVGDNGLKERWCDDARPLSYRYEIIGPSGITAGLGAAATEIAKRTVKANPRLAGFYRRLRRHVAERRTSPRT is encoded by the coding sequence TTGCAGCGCTCGATCGTATCGCCAGAGATTGCCGGAACGGCGGCACCGGAGCGCAAGGCGCGACCGGCGGCGGCGGAGCTTGCGGCCGGCAGCGGCCTGCGCATCGATGCCTTCGAGACGATCGAGGCGGCGGCGCGGCCCTGGCAGGCCCTGGAGCGGAACGCTGGCGCCGGCCTGTTCCAGTCCCATGCCTGGGCGCGGGCCTGGGCGGCAACGGCCGGTCCTGCCCATGGCGAGGACATCGAAGTCTTCGTCGGCTATCTCGACGGCGTGCCGGTCCTCCTCAACACCTTTGCGATCAAGCGAGACGGTCTCTCGCGCATCGCCTTTCCCATCGGCGGCATCCATGCGGCCGAGTGCGGCGGGCTCTATGCCCCGGAGCTGCTATCGCGACCGGACGGCGCGCGGCTGATCGCGGATGCCCGGCGCGTCATCGCCGGGCGCCTTTCCGCCGGGGTCATCCTGGAGCCCTGCCTCGGCGAGGCCGCGCTGATGGCCGAGACGACGATCGCCCGGCGCGGGCTCGCCTTTGCCGGCTCGCTGCCCGACCCGGTCCAGCTCTGTCACCTGGCGCCTTGGGAGGTGTTCGATCCCGCGCACCGCAAGTCCCGCCACCGGGCCGAGGACCGCCGCAGCGCCGCACGGCTTTCCCGTATCGCGCCGGTGCGCTTCGAGGTGACGACTGACCCGGCCGCATGTGCTGCCGCCCTCGGCGATCTCCTGCGCCAGAAATCCCTCCAGTTCCGCGCCGCCGGCATCCCCGACCGCTACGGCGACCCGGCGGTCGTCGCCTTCTTCGAGCGGCTGGCGACCGTGGGCGCCGGCACCGAGCCCATCCTCGGCACGCTCCATGTCGGCGAGCGGGTCGCCGCGACCATCTTCAGCGTCGGCTTCGGGGAGACGGTGTTCGGCCTCGTCACGGCGATCAGCGACGATGCCGAGCTGCGCCGCGGTGCCCCCGGCTTCGTTGCCTTCGAAAAATACCTGCAGGCGCTGTGCGAGGGCGGCCGTTACCGCACCGTCGATTTCGGCGTCGGCGACAACGGCCTGAAGGAGCGCTGGTGCGACGACGCCCGCCCCCTCTCCTACCGCTACGAGATCATCGGCCCGTCCGGCATCACTGCCGGCCTTGGCGCCGCCGCCACCGAGATCGCCAAGCGCACCGTCAAGGCGAATCCGCGGCTTGCCGGCTTCTACCGCCGCCTGCGCCGCCACGTGGCCGAACGGCGGACATCGCCCCGGACCTGA